One Clostridia bacterium genomic region harbors:
- a CDS encoding DUF4363 family protein has translation MNKSLIIALILLVVVITGGVLEFVLVGKEYKKFEKQVEVYKQKAFDKTITNENVIDMKKQWIKLRELSELFLPHIDTYELNLRITDCTAFVELKDYKNAYNQLSIIAMLAEYIPNLAVPDIQHVI, from the coding sequence ATGAATAAAAGTCTAATAATAGCCTTAATTCTACTTGTAGTGGTAATAACGGGCGGAGTGCTAGAATTTGTACTTGTCGGCAAAGAATACAAAAAATTTGAAAAACAAGTAGAAGTTTATAAGCAAAAAGCCTTCGACAAGACAATTACAAATGAAAACGTAATTGATATGAAAAAACAATGGATAAAACTAAGAGAGCTAAGCGAGCTATTCTTACCTCATATAGACACTTACGAATTGAATCTTAGAATAACCGACTGCACAGCTTTTGTCGAACTTAAAGACTATAAAAACGCATATAATCAACTAAGTATAATAGCTATGCTTGCCGAATATATCCCTAACCTTGCAGTGCCGGATATTCAACACGTAATATAA
- a CDS encoding glycerophosphodiester phosphodiesterase family protein — protein MTLKLKRWHKALIIISVIILVWGTIAIFPRSKVKNNPLIVNDSLPLLIAHRGGRCEFPENTLEAYYNAYSINPNVMLETDVSITSDGVLVMCHDLALDRTTNITGLVSNYTYDYLLKNVDFNYSNPMISSDLGYDVYDQSKPREQYISSHPNFDGKTVKPSDVTYPSGVSARHESKFLVTTLEEVLIAFPNNLISVEIKQDGQLGALALKETINLLEKYNSFDRVSLGSFNSDIYKLLKEYKKQYKNLIFSPEYMGAAGLLITSWFLVDLFYFEPITCLQVPMDMSGIQIATRNFVATAHRHNIAVQFWTINKVEDMRRLIDLKVDGIMTDYPSRLQEVYNSQK, from the coding sequence ATGACTTTAAAACTTAAAAGGTGGCATAAAGCGTTAATTATTATTAGCGTAATAATTCTTGTTTGGGGGACAATCGCAATCTTTCCACGTAGCAAAGTTAAGAATAATCCGCTTATTGTTAACGACAGTTTGCCTTTATTGATTGCCCATCGAGGCGGTAGATGCGAATTCCCCGAGAATACGCTTGAAGCCTATTACAACGCATACAGCATTAACCCTAACGTTATGTTAGAAACCGACGTTTCAATCACTAGCGACGGCGTACTTGTAATGTGTCACGATTTAGCGCTTGACCGCACAACTAATATAACAGGGCTTGTATCCAACTACACCTATGATTATTTGCTTAAAAACGTAGACTTCAATTATTCTAACCCAATGATTTCAAGCGACTTAGGCTATGATGTTTACGACCAATCAAAGCCAAGGGAACAATACATAAGTTCTCACCCAAATTTTGACGGTAAGACCGTTAAACCTAGCGACGTTACCTATCCGTCGGGCGTTTCGGCAAGACACGAGAGCAAATTCCTTGTAACTACCCTCGAAGAAGTTTTAATCGCCTTTCCCAACAATTTAATTAGCGTTGAGATTAAGCAAGACGGACAATTAGGGGCGCTTGCTCTAAAAGAAACAATCAACCTATTAGAAAAATATAATTCATTTGACCGAGTTAGTCTAGGTTCTTTTAACAGCGACATATATAAATTGCTTAAAGAATACAAAAAGCAGTATAAAAATTTGATTTTTAGTCCCGAATATATGGGGGCGGCAGGTTTGCTTATTACAAGTTGGTTTTTGGTAGATTTATTCTATTTTGAGCCGATTACTTGTCTACAAGTGCCAATGGATATGAGCGGAATACAAATAGCCACACGCAACTTTGTAGCTACTGCGCACAGACATAACATTGCCGTACAATTCTGGACAATCAACAAGGTCGAAGATATGCGTAGATTAATTGATTTAAAGGTCGACGGTATTATGACAGATTACCCTAGTAGATTGCAAGAAGTTTACAATAGTCAAAAGTAA
- a CDS encoding NAD-dependent protein deacylase produces MTKQEILKSWLDASSNIVFFGGAGVSTESGIPDFRSTDGLYSQQYKYPPEQILSHDFFVNNTAEFYNFYKQKMINLTAQPNYAHRYLAKLEQKNKLKAVVTQNIDGLHQMAGSKNVFELHGSVHRNYCENCGKLFSVDRIVNSDRIPHCECGGVIKPDVVLYEESLDEQTILGAVSAIKKCEMLIVGGTSLTVYPASSLINYYKGSKLVLINKSITPYDQQADLCINESIGRLFEEIDDI; encoded by the coding sequence TTTGGAGGGGCAGGCGTTTCAACCGAGAGCGGAATACCCGACTTTCGTTCGACGGACGGTCTTTATTCGCAACAATACAAGTATCCGCCCGAGCAAATTTTATCCCACGACTTTTTTGTAAATAATACCGCTGAGTTTTATAATTTTTACAAACAAAAAATGATTAATTTAACTGCTCAACCTAATTACGCACATAGATATCTTGCAAAGCTTGAACAAAAAAATAAACTTAAAGCCGTAGTAACTCAAAATATTGACGGATTGCATCAAATGGCTGGTAGCAAAAACGTTTTCGAATTGCACGGGTCGGTACATCGCAATTATTGTGAAAACTGTGGTAAGCTGTTTAGCGTAGATAGAATTGTAAATAGCGATAGAATTCCTCATTGCGAATGTGGCGGAGTAATCAAGCCCGACGTTGTGCTTTATGAGGAAAGTCTTGACGAACAAACAATTCTTGGCGCTGTTTCGGCTATAAAGAAATGCGAAATGCTTATTGTCGGCGGAACATCGCTAACTGTTTATCCGGCATCTAGTCTAATCAATTATTACAAGGGTAGTAAATTAGTACTTATCAACAAGTCAATTACCCCTTATGATCAACAAGCCGATTTATGTATAAATGAGTCAATAGGGCGGTTATTTGAAGAAATAGACGATATTTAA